One stretch of Ananas comosus cultivar F153 linkage group 6, ASM154086v1, whole genome shotgun sequence DNA includes these proteins:
- the LOC109711931 gene encoding protein XRI1-like isoform X1, translating into MMSLENYSLRPLQQHHHSLDWDLHSNINGVEYFHELIPLDWESPMSSEASTGYLQDAVAEWEDRCKRRRTTAAVAVAAAVPHRDCTSVGMNEELLDLLQNFWDSSNHDDHHPLDGLNCVSQEKFAGTDHDAANPKLLSLKGHTMQQVSGKKLQEERGGASPPNPKEKDTNYASVESNSTHPSTLKYLAPRGSESQRCKKKKGTGVAYPFAVVKPGGLEGDVTLHDINERILMRPARPVRHPVGEFAPGPCVSARGPGLSGKAVVSLTRIHTRGRGTITIIRTRG; encoded by the exons ATGATGTCTCTGGAAAACTATTCTCTCCGCCCCCTACAACAACACCACCACTCCTTAGATTGGGATCTACACAGCAACATTAATGGAGTCGAGTATTTCCATGAACTCATTCCTTTGG ATTGGGAGTCTCCGATGTCGTCGGAGGCGTCCACCGGGTACCTGCAAGACGCGGTGGCCGAATGGGAGGACCGGTGCAAGCGGCGGAGAacgacggcggcggtggcggtcgCAGCGGCGGTGCCGCATCGCGATTGCACTTCGGTTGGGATGAATGAAGAGCTCCTGGATCTTCTTCAA AATTTTTGGGATTCTAGCAACCATGATGATCATCATCCTTTGGATGGTTTGAATTGTGTGAGCCAAGAGAAATTTGCTGGTACAg ATCATGATGCTGCAAATCCCAAGCTTTTATCATTGAAGGGCCACACCATGCAACAAGTGTCAGGGAAAAAGCTccaagaagagagaggaggagcTTCACCACCAAATCCCAAAGAAAAAGATACCAACTATGCTTCTGTAGAGTCAAATTCTACTCATCCCTCCACACTCAAATATTTGGCACCAAGAG GGAGCGAGAGCCAGAGGtgtaagaaaaagaaaggcACGGGGGTGGCGTATCCGTTCGCGGTGGTGAAGCCCGGCGGGCTGGAGGGGGACGTGACGCTGCACGACATCAACGAGAGGATCCTCATGCGGCCCGCCCGACCCGTCCGGCACCCGGTCGGGGAGTTTGCGCCCGGCCCGTGCGTGTCGGCCCGCGGGCCGGGTTTGTCCGGCAAAGCTGTAGTGAGCCTCACCAGGATCCATACAAGAGGGAGGGGCACTATTACAATTATCAGAACAAGAGGATAA
- the LOC109711931 gene encoding protein XRI1-like isoform X2, producing the protein MMSLENYSLRPLQQHHHSLDWDLHSNINGVEYFHELIPLDWESPMSSEASTGYLQDAVAEWEDRCKRRRTTAAVAVAAAVPHRDCTSVGMNEELLDLLQNFWDSSNHDDHHPLDGLNCVSQEKFADHDAANPKLLSLKGHTMQQVSGKKLQEERGGASPPNPKEKDTNYASVESNSTHPSTLKYLAPRGSESQRCKKKKGTGVAYPFAVVKPGGLEGDVTLHDINERILMRPARPVRHPVGEFAPGPCVSARGPGLSGKAVVSLTRIHTRGRGTITIIRTRG; encoded by the exons ATGATGTCTCTGGAAAACTATTCTCTCCGCCCCCTACAACAACACCACCACTCCTTAGATTGGGATCTACACAGCAACATTAATGGAGTCGAGTATTTCCATGAACTCATTCCTTTGG ATTGGGAGTCTCCGATGTCGTCGGAGGCGTCCACCGGGTACCTGCAAGACGCGGTGGCCGAATGGGAGGACCGGTGCAAGCGGCGGAGAacgacggcggcggtggcggtcgCAGCGGCGGTGCCGCATCGCGATTGCACTTCGGTTGGGATGAATGAAGAGCTCCTGGATCTTCTTCAA AATTTTTGGGATTCTAGCAACCATGATGATCATCATCCTTTGGATGGTTTGAATTGTGTGAGCCAAGAGAAATTTGCTG ATCATGATGCTGCAAATCCCAAGCTTTTATCATTGAAGGGCCACACCATGCAACAAGTGTCAGGGAAAAAGCTccaagaagagagaggaggagcTTCACCACCAAATCCCAAAGAAAAAGATACCAACTATGCTTCTGTAGAGTCAAATTCTACTCATCCCTCCACACTCAAATATTTGGCACCAAGAG GGAGCGAGAGCCAGAGGtgtaagaaaaagaaaggcACGGGGGTGGCGTATCCGTTCGCGGTGGTGAAGCCCGGCGGGCTGGAGGGGGACGTGACGCTGCACGACATCAACGAGAGGATCCTCATGCGGCCCGCCCGACCCGTCCGGCACCCGGTCGGGGAGTTTGCGCCCGGCCCGTGCGTGTCGGCCCGCGGGCCGGGTTTGTCCGGCAAAGCTGTAGTGAGCCTCACCAGGATCCATACAAGAGGGAGGGGCACTATTACAATTATCAGAACAAGAGGATAA